In the genome of Streptomyces sp. SAI-127, the window AGGCCTCCAGGTCGTCCCGGTCGAGGTCATGGGCGTCGACGGCCTCGATGTAGCGCTGACTGGCCTCGTCGATCCGCCCGCTGACCGCCTGGAAGTCGGCGACCGCCCGCCGGGCGGCGGGGGAGTCGTCGACGGCCGTGATGGTCTCTATCGAGATCCGCAGATCCCGCTGGGCGGTGTCCAGCTCGTAGAAGGCGGCCGCGGCGGCGTCCTTGGCGGCCTGCGCCTCGGCCCGCTGGCTCTCCGCCCGCCCGCCGAACCAGCGCCGGGTGCCGCCGCCCGCGAACGCGGCCGGCAGGGCGAGGGCGACGAGCAGGGGCAGCCCGACGAGGGTGAGGGTGTCCTTGAGCCCCTGGCGGGGTGCGCGCGGCACCATCGGCGACGAGTACGGCTGCGATGGTGTCGCCGTCACATCCCTCTCCCGTGCTGTGTTCCGTCCTGGCGGTGCCCGATGTCATTCTCCCACCGGTAGAGGACGAACACACGGGCCGGTCAGTTCGCGGTTCGGACCGTGACTTTGCCGTCTCCGCTCTGGGCGGACACGACGTGGTCGCTGGAGTCGGACCGGGGCACGGACACGTCGACCCCTCCGTCGCCGGTTTTGGTGTCCACGCGGTAGGTGGCCTTCGGCAGCTCGACGGTCACGGAGCCGTCGCCGCTGCGGGTCTCCACCCGGTCCGGTACGGCGCCGAGTTCGAGGTGGAGCGAGCCGTCCCCGGTGCGGGCGGTGATGCGGCGGGAGGTGACCTCCGCCCTCATGGAGCCGTCGCCGGTGTGCAGCTCCAGCGGCCCGCTGGAGTCGGTGACCCGCACGGAACCGTCACCGGTGCTGATGCTCAGCGGCCGGGTGAATCCCCGGGCCCGCACACTGCCGTCGCCGTCCTGGACCTTCACGCTGATGTCCCGCGGCACCTCGATGCGGTGCTTGGCCGCGCAGTCGGCCACGACACCGCTGCACTTCATGCGCAGCACCAGCCGGTCGTCCTTCATCGACCAGGTCACCTCGGGGTCCTTGCCGAGGGCGACGGTCCCCTGGAACCAGCGGGTGACCTCGACCGTGCCCGCCTTGTTCGAATCGGCGGCGACGATCTCCAGTGCCGAGTCGTCGGAGTCGACGGTGAGGGTGCGGCCGTGTAGCGCGAAGGACTTGTGGTCGGGGGTCTTGTCGTCCCCGGCGGAGGCGCCGCAGGCGGTGGCCCCCGCGACGACGAGCGCGACGACCCCGGCCGCGGCGGCGGCACGTACGGGAACGGAACGGACCATGACGATCTCCCCCTGAGCTAGCCCTGAGCGGGCGGCCGCGGGCAGTCCGCGACCCTGGTTCGAGGCTAGGGACCGGGGCTCCCGCGGGGGATCCGGGCCGCTCCCGGATAGGGGGTGGGGTTTTCCCCCGTATCGACCCTGACGCCTGCCCTGACTCCTGCTCCGACTCCGCCGGGCCCCCGGCAAAGAGTTTGCAGGACAGGGTCCCGGGCAAGGTAGGCTGTCGACTCGTCTCGGGTGCGTAGCTCAGGGGTAGAGCGCCTGCCTTACAAGCAGGATGTCGGCGGTTCGAAACCGTCCGCGCCCACACCGGAAGAGGACCCCGGCCGATCTCGGCCGGGGTCCTTCGTCGTTCAGCCGGCTTCCGGCCCGCGGGACGCGTGCTTCAGCCTGGTGCGGGCGTCCACGCGTTCCGGTGTCGCCACGTCCGTCCAGAAGCGGTGGGTGGTGACGAAGACCGCGAGTTCGTGTTCGCGCTGCCGGAGCTTTTCCACCTCGGCCTGTTCGTCGGGGGTCCAGCCGGGGGAGGCGGGGCGCTCCACCTTCCGCCAGCCGGTGCTGTCACTGAAGCCGTCCAGCGGCGCGACCGACCAGGGAAGCCGCTTGAGCAGGGCCGACAGCTCGGCCCGGACCTGATGCAGCTCCTCCTGACCGGCGAGGAGGTCACTCGGAAAGTCATAGGTCGTAGCCACGCCACAATGCTACGCCTGTTCGATTTTGGGTTGCGAGTGGCTTCGGGAGGTTCATGCGAACGGGGGCGTTCGATCCCTCCCGCCTCCTGCACGCGCGGGAAGCGTCCGCCCCAGGCTGGCGAGCGGGGACAGGGCCAGCACCACCGGGGACAGCAGCATGCCCGCGGCCGTCACCAGGAGGTTGGTGCGCAACCCCCACTCCTGCGCGAGGAATCCGCCGAGGAGGGAGCCGAGCGGGGTCATCCCCATACCGACGAACGTGATCGTGGCGGACGCGCGGCCCTGCATCCCGTCCGGGGTGGCCGTCTGCCGGACGGCCATGACCATGACGTTCACCAACTGGCCGCCCGTCCCGAACACGAAGCCGACCGCGAGGAGCACGGGGAGCGTCACCGCGGCGGAGCCGTGCAGCGCGGGCACGCACAGGAACGCGCCGTCGCCGAGTGCCGCCGCGGACACGAGCACCACGCCGTAACCGAACCGGCCCGGCAGCCGGGCGGCCAGCACCGAGCCCAGGAGCGCGCCCGGCCCCGTCGCCGCGAGCGCCAGCCCGACGGCGGTGCCCGACAGGTGCAGCTCCCGCGGCAGGAAGAGCAGATAGACGGTCATCATGGCCGCGAAGCAGAACTGGAAGGCGGCCGAGGCGAGGCACACGGTCCGCAGCGAGGTGTCGCCGACGACGAAACGGAGGCCCTCGTGAATGCGCCGCCCCATGCGAGGGGGACGTTCCGAGCGCTCCGGTATCGCCTCGCGGCGACGGATCCGTCGGATCGACAGGAACGACAGGGCGAAGAACAGCGCGCTGCCGGCGGCGGCGATCGGCGCCGAGAGCAGGGACACCAACGCACCGCCGAGGGCGGGGCCGCCGATCTGCGCCGCGGACCGGCTGCCCTCGAGCGCGCTGTTGCCCCGCACCAGCTGATCGCGTCTCACCAGCCGTACGAGAGACGCCTGGTACGCCACGTCGAAGAACACGGACAGGGCGCCCACGGTGAAGGCGACCACGAGCAGTGCGGGCAGGCCGAGCAGGCCGAAAAGACCGCCCAGGGCGGCGGCGCCCAGTGCCAGGGCCCGGCCGGCGTCCGTCAGCACCATCACCGTGCGGGTCCGCCATCTGTCCACCCACGCGCCGGCGAAGAGCGAGAGCAACAGGATGGGCGCCTGTCCGACAGCGCGGAGGATGCCCAACTGGCCGGCACTGGCGTCGAGTGTCAGGACGGCGAAGAGCGGCAACACCAACAGACTTGTGTGCTCGCCGAGTTGGGAGACGGTCTGGCCCACCCAGAGGCGACGGAAGTCACGGTCCCGCCACAGACTCGACGGGGCGGGGCGACCGGAATCGGACACGGCGGAGGAAAAGGAGGAAGCGGACGGCACGGGGACCCTTCGATCGAAGGCTTGCTGTGCCACACCATCAAGGGCAGCACGCGATGACAGGCCGGACGGCCTACGACGTCAACGCGCGCTCGGAAGACCGACCATGTCCTCGCTCCTCTTCGGTCACTCGCCGAAGCAGAACATTAGCCGGGCGAGGCGGGGTAATGGGAGGTCGATCAGCCCCTGTTGAGGAGGTTGAGGAGTCAGTGTCGCGAAGGAGCCGAGGATGACCGACGACGCCTATCTGTTCCTGCTCGACGACGCGTCCGCGCAACTCGGCGTGCCCCCCGCCGCCGTCGGCGATCTCGCGTGCATGGAGACTCCCGCGGTGCGCGCGTGGCTGGACGCGCAGGGAACCACGGCGACCTCCCCGCAGCTGCGTCTGCTGCCACCTGAGGAGACCGCCGCCGTGCCCGAGGGGGCCGAGCGACTGCCGGTGCCGCTGAACGACGAGGAACTGAACCGGCTCCGCCACCACCTGGCACCGGAACCGATCGCCGGGGTCGAGGAGGAGCTGCTCGCCTACCGCGAGTCCGCGGACGGCCGGGACGACCTGATCGGCCGCGCACTGGCCGCGGGTGTGCCGCCGCACCGCGTCGTCGAGCTGACCGGGGTGGATCCGGCGACGGTGACCGCCGCCGCGCAGGGCTGAGGACGAGACTGCCGTCCGGCCTCACGCGTCTGCGTCGGCCGCGGGCGTGCCGCCGCGCCGCATGGTCGAAGTGACCGGGGTGGACCCGGCGACGGTGACCGCCGGGGCGGAGGGCTGACGATGAAGCTGCCGCCCGGTCTCCCAGGCCTGCGCCGGCCGCGGGTGTGCCGCCGCACCGCGTCGTCGAGCTGACCGGGGTGGATCCGGCGACGGTGACCGCCGCCGCGCAGGGCTGACCGTGCTGGCTTCAGACACCCGGGCCGGGGTCCGGATGGACGGCCGACTTGATGCCGGCGCGGGCCGCTTCCAGTTGGGCGGCGAAGGCGATGCCCAGGAAGAGCGCGACGGCGGTGAGGTTGGCCCACAGGAGCAGGGCGATGAAGGCGGTGAGCGGCCCGTACACGGCGCCGAAGGCACCGCTCTCCTCGACGTACAGGGCGAGCAGCCAGGTGGCCGCCACCCACAGCAACAGATGTACGGCCGAGCCGAAGGCCAGCCAGGTGTAACCGGGCTGCACGCGCCGCGGCGACCAGCGGAAGATCACGGCGGAGGCCACCCAGGCCAGCGCGAGCCCCACGGGCAGGTCGAGCACACCCCACCAGCGCGGCCCGCCGCCGTCCCGGCCCGCGGACGCGGCCACCGCGTCGCCCACGGCCTCACCGGCCACCAGCGCGACGAACCCCAGCACCAGCGGCAGACCGGCGGCGAGCGCGAGGACGAGCCCGCGCGCGTACTTGCGCGGGAAGGGCCGGTCCCGCTCGATGCCGTAGATGCGGTTCGCGCCGCGTTCGATCTGGCCCATGGCCGAGGCGAGGTTCAACAGCGCGAAGCCCAGACCGAGCCACAGGGCGAGCGTGCTCCAGACATCGCCGTGCGCGGTGCGCCGCGTCCCGTCGAAGGCGTCCTTCACGATGTCGGCGCTCGCGCCCGGCACGATCCGGCCGAGGGTGAGCTCGATGATCCGGCCCACGCCCTCCGTGTGCACCGAGGTGGCGAGGCCGACCAGTGCCACAGTGCACGGAACCAGCCCGAGCACCACCTGGAAGGCGAGGGCGCGGGCGTTGGTGAAGCCGTCGGCGTAACGGAACCGCGCGAAGGAGTCGGCCAGCAGCCGCAGCCCGCCGTAGTGGCGCAGGGCGGTGAAGGCCTCGTCTCCGGAGAGCTCGTCCCCGATCATGTCCCTGGTCTGCGGGACGCGGACGACGGTACCCATGGCGCGGACGCTCCTTGCTCGGACGGCTGGTCCCTGTGCGGTTGCCCCGAGAACCAAGGTTGTCAGCGTCGTCCGCCGAACTCCCACTCGTGGACCTCCACGGCCGCGTACCGGTCCGCGGTCAGCACCGCCCGAGCCCCCTCCGGGTCCGGGGCACGGACCAGGGCCGCCGTGCCCAGCCAGGCGTCGGCGTCGTCGGACAGAAGAGGACCGTAGGCGATCAGGTCGTCCCTGTCGGCCGGTACGGCGAGGTCGACGGCCTCTCCCGCGCCGAGACCGAGCACCAGATACCGGTCGCCACCGGTCCGGCCGCCCGGGAAGTCCCACATGGTGCGGCCCAGCAGATTGCGCCAACGGCGCAGGAGTACGTCCCGGTACGCACCCGCCTGATAGTTGGGCTCGTCGAACGCGAAAGCGCGGGCGGCCGCCGGATCGGGCAGCTCGACGATGTGTACGCTCCCCGTCGGCGCCTCACCGCCGACGGCGAACGTCGGCCCACGGGCGATCAGTTCGGCCGCGTACCGGTCCATGTAGGACCAGTGCGCTTCCGTCAGCTCCTCGCGCAGTGACAGGGAGCCGGGCCGGTCACGGTGGTAACAGAAGAACTCCATGACCACGGAGCCTTGTCCACGGGCGGCCTCATCTCAACGGCATTTCGTGCCCCGCTTTCGTCCAAGCGTCGTCGTTTCTTTGTCCATGGACCGACTCGCGGTCGGGACGCGAGGGTCGGCTCATGAAGGCGGATCTTGAGGATTGTCGTGCATAGCCCGGTGATCGGACGGTCGCGGATGCCAAGGGGGCTTGTCGCGTTGGCCGTCGGTGGGTTCGGGATCGGGTTGACCGAGTTTCTGATCGCGGGGCTGCTGCCCCAGGTGGCGGCGGGTTTCGCGGTGTCCGAGGCGGCAGCGGGGCGGCTGATCTCCGGATACGCGGTGAGCGTGGCGGTCGGTGCGATCGCCCTGACCGCGGCGACCGCGCGGCTGCCCCGCAAACACGTGCTGGTCGGCCTGGTGGTGTTGTTCGTCCTCGGCAACCTGCTGTCCGCGATCGCGCCGAGTTATCCGGTGATGCTGCTCGGTCGGATCGTCGCGGCGCTGTGTCACGGCTCGTTCTTCGGCATC includes:
- a CDS encoding DUF4097 family beta strand repeat-containing protein; this encodes MVRSVPVRAAAAAGVVALVVAGATACGASAGDDKTPDHKSFALHGRTLTVDSDDSALEIVAADSNKAGTVEVTRWFQGTVALGKDPEVTWSMKDDRLVLRMKCSGVVADCAAKHRIEVPRDISVKVQDGDGSVRARGFTRPLSISTGDGSVRVTDSSGPLELHTGDGSMRAEVTSRRITARTGDGSLHLELGAVPDRVETRSGDGSVTVELPKATYRVDTKTGDGGVDVSVPRSDSSDHVVSAQSGDGKVTVRTAN
- a CDS encoding MFS transporter: MPSASSFSSAVSDSGRPAPSSLWRDRDFRRLWVGQTVSQLGEHTSLLVLPLFAVLTLDASAGQLGILRAVGQAPILLLSLFAGAWVDRWRTRTVMVLTDAGRALALGAAALGGLFGLLGLPALLVVAFTVGALSVFFDVAYQASLVRLVRRDQLVRGNSALEGSRSAAQIGGPALGGALVSLLSAPIAAAGSALFFALSFLSIRRIRRREAIPERSERPPRMGRRIHEGLRFVVGDTSLRTVCLASAAFQFCFAAMMTVYLLFLPRELHLSGTAVGLALAATGPGALLGSVLAARLPGRFGYGVVLVSAAALGDGAFLCVPALHGSAAVTLPVLLAVGFVFGTGGQLVNVMVMAVRQTATPDGMQGRASATITFVGMGMTPLGSLLGGFLAQEWGLRTNLLVTAAGMLLSPVVLALSPLASLGRTLPARAGGGRDRTPPFA
- a CDS encoding DUF6003 family protein, which produces MTDDAYLFLLDDASAQLGVPPAAVGDLACMETPAVRAWLDAQGTTATSPQLRLLPPEETAAVPEGAERLPVPLNDEELNRLRHHLAPEPIAGVEEELLAYRESADGRDDLIGRALAAGVPPHRVVELTGVDPATVTAAAQG
- a CDS encoding YihY/virulence factor BrkB family protein, yielding MGTVVRVPQTRDMIGDELSGDEAFTALRHYGGLRLLADSFARFRYADGFTNARALAFQVVLGLVPCTVALVGLATSVHTEGVGRIIELTLGRIVPGASADIVKDAFDGTRRTAHGDVWSTLALWLGLGFALLNLASAMGQIERGANRIYGIERDRPFPRKYARGLVLALAAGLPLVLGFVALVAGEAVGDAVAASAGRDGGGPRWWGVLDLPVGLALAWVASAVIFRWSPRRVQPGYTWLAFGSAVHLLLWVAATWLLALYVEESGAFGAVYGPLTAFIALLLWANLTAVALFLGIAFAAQLEAARAGIKSAVHPDPGPGV
- a CDS encoding YciI family protein, with the translated sequence MEFFCYHRDRPGSLSLREELTEAHWSYMDRYAAELIARGPTFAVGGEAPTGSVHIVELPDPAAARAFAFDEPNYQAGAYRDVLLRRWRNLLGRTMWDFPGGRTGGDRYLVLGLGAGEAVDLAVPADRDDLIAYGPLLSDDADAWLGTAALVRAPDPEGARAVLTADRYAAVEVHEWEFGGRR